A genomic stretch from Haemophilus parainfluenzae ATCC 33392 includes:
- a CDS encoding curli polymerization inhibitor CsgI-related protein, with amino-acid sequence MKLCQFALGVVAFAVSASSLAGTVTTSSNLEFLAINGQKASKSLLKEKKSFNAEADQTQQVVVRLGEIVGTGSSQGLFESNPVIVTFKGTADDVVVSAEKIRSQEDGEKFNAQPQITVKTKSGNVIDAKVDTLKQEGLFPSANIVNDLAEYNASNAPAAVSALAAPAVGMMPAASGKAAKGKVVVQGENVAEQQLQYWFQQADKETQTRFLNWAKKQK; translated from the coding sequence ATGAAATTATGTCAGTTTGCATTAGGTGTTGTTGCCTTTGCAGTCAGTGCGAGCAGTTTAGCCGGTACGGTCACCACGTCATCAAACCTTGAGTTTCTTGCAATCAACGGCCAAAAAGCCAGCAAATCCCTTCTAAAAGAAAAAAAATCATTCAATGCTGAAGCTGACCAAACACAACAGGTTGTGGTACGTTTAGGTGAGATCGTCGGTACTGGTTCTAGCCAAGGACTTTTTGAGTCTAACCCTGTTATTGTGACTTTTAAAGGTACGGCTGATGATGTTGTCGTATCTGCAGAAAAAATTCGTTCTCAAGAAGATGGCGAAAAATTTAATGCACAACCACAAATTACCGTTAAAACGAAATCAGGTAATGTGATTGATGCTAAAGTGGATACCTTAAAACAAGAAGGTTTATTCCCATCAGCAAATATTGTTAATGATCTTGCTGAGTATAATGCATCTAATGCACCAGCAGCGGTTTCAGCTTTAGCAGCACCTGCAGTAGGTATGATGCCTGCAGCATCAGGAAAAGCAGCGAAAGGCAAAGTTGTTGTGCAAGGTGAAAACGTTGCTGAGCAACAATTACAATACTGGTTCCAACAAGCCGATAAAGAAACCCAAACTCGTTTCTTAAACTGGGCAAAAAAACAAAAATAA
- a CDS encoding acylphosphatase, which translates to MAKRFVVYGRVQGVGFRYFTWKEAEKIGIKGTVRNCTDGSVEIIAEGNDDQLQHFYDWLNVGPRTASVERVLIDNIEDKRYSDFSIIHR; encoded by the coding sequence ATGGCAAAACGATTTGTCGTATATGGTCGAGTACAAGGTGTCGGGTTTCGCTATTTTACTTGGAAAGAAGCAGAGAAAATTGGAATTAAAGGCACGGTAAGAAATTGTACAGACGGAAGTGTCGAAATCATTGCGGAAGGCAATGATGACCAACTGCAACACTTTTATGATTGGTTAAACGTTGGGCCAAGAACCGCAAGTGTTGAACGGGTCTTAATCGATAATATTGAAGATAAACGATATTCTGACTTTTCGATTATTCATCGTTAA
- a CDS encoding YqcC family protein: MRNQTKLHLQQLQLAMQKLDLWQAVPPSQDAFLSEEPFAIDTMSPEEWLQWIFIPRMFALLESGAELPSKIAVSPYLEEAFKEAEEDFLVELLTPLRELEALLQNQ; this comes from the coding sequence ATGCGTAATCAAACAAAACTTCATCTTCAACAATTACAACTTGCTATGCAAAAACTTGATTTATGGCAAGCCGTTCCACCTTCACAAGATGCTTTTTTAAGTGAAGAGCCTTTTGCTATTGATACCATGTCACCAGAAGAATGGTTGCAATGGATTTTTATTCCAAGAATGTTTGCCTTACTTGAAAGTGGCGCTGAATTACCCTCAAAAATTGCGGTGTCGCCTTATTTAGAGGAAGCGTTTAAAGAAGCAGAAGAAGATTTTTTAGTTGAATTATTAACACCGTTACGTGAATTAGAAGCCTTATTACAAAATCAATAA
- the truC gene encoding tRNA pseudouridine(65) synthase TruC yields the protein MLEILYQDEYLVAVNKPAGMLVHRSWLDTHETQFVMQTLRDQIGQHVFPIHRLDRPTSGVLLFALNSEIANLMCQQFEQKTVQKSYLAIVRGYLQGKGQIDYPLKIQLDKIADKFAQEDKAPQEAVTDYEGLNIVEMPYAVGRYQTTRYSLVKLIPQTGRKHQLRRHMKHIFHPILGDTQYGDLHQNRALTEHSGCQRLFLHADTLIFEHPIHSTKFEIKANLDEQWMKVMELFNWSI from the coding sequence ATGTTAGAGATCTTATATCAAGACGAATATCTTGTCGCCGTTAATAAGCCTGCAGGTATGTTGGTACATCGTAGTTGGCTTGATACTCATGAAACGCAATTTGTGATGCAAACCTTGCGCGATCAAATCGGGCAGCATGTTTTTCCTATTCATCGATTAGATCGTCCCACATCAGGTGTTTTGCTGTTTGCTTTAAATAGTGAAATAGCGAATTTAATGTGTCAGCAATTTGAACAGAAAACGGTGCAAAAATCTTATTTAGCGATTGTGCGAGGGTATTTGCAAGGAAAAGGGCAGATTGATTATCCTCTTAAAATCCAATTAGATAAGATTGCAGATAAGTTTGCACAAGAAGACAAAGCCCCTCAAGAGGCGGTAACGGATTATGAAGGCTTAAACATTGTGGAAATGCCTTATGCGGTAGGGCGTTATCAAACCACGAGATATTCCTTGGTGAAGCTCATTCCTCAAACAGGCAGGAAACATCAGTTACGACGTCACATGAAGCATATCTTTCATCCTATTTTAGGGGATACACAATATGGTGATTTGCATCAAAATCGTGCATTGACGGAACATTCAGGCTGTCAGCGTTTATTTTTACATGCAGATACACTTATTTTTGAGCATCCTATCCATTCAACAAAATTTGAAATTAAAGCTAATTTAGATGAGCAATGGATGAAAGTGATGGAATTATTTAATTGGTCTATTTAA
- a CDS encoding YoaH family protein, which translates to MLDINLTHEQQQKAVEQIQELMAQGMSSGEAIQIVAKALREIHQKGEKEASDSK; encoded by the coding sequence ATGTTAGATATTAATTTAACCCACGAACAGCAACAAAAAGCAGTAGAGCAAATTCAGGAATTAATGGCACAAGGAATGAGCAGCGGTGAGGCCATTCAAATTGTGGCAAAAGCATTGCGTGAAATTCATCAAAAAGGTGAGAAAGAGGCTTCTGATAGTAAATAA
- the cspD gene encoding cold shock domain-containing protein CspD, with product MEIGVVKWFNNAKGFGFISAEGVDTDIFAHYSAIEMDGYRSLKAGQRVQFEVIHGDKGSHATKIIPIAE from the coding sequence ATGGAAATTGGTGTAGTAAAATGGTTTAATAACGCAAAAGGATTTGGGTTTATTTCTGCAGAAGGCGTGGATACAGACATCTTTGCACATTATTCAGCAATTGAAATGGATGGTTACCGTTCATTAAAAGCGGGGCAGCGTGTACAGTTTGAAGTGATTCACGGCGACAAAGGATCTCACGCCACAAAAATTATTCCGATTGCGGAATAG
- the matP gene encoding macrodomain Ter protein MatP, whose protein sequence is MKYQKLENQEANWKWIYLIRKHREGEKITRYEEKSLEESKVQELIECQNYPEKIEEWIKNHLSLDLPIKLDQAIRARRKRFFNAEKQSTKKKSIDLEYGVWLRLSKYSRKMKMTLSETITYMIDERESKALYESQMTAMKAGLKNLLNK, encoded by the coding sequence AAAATTAGAAAACCAAGAAGCAAACTGGAAATGGATTTATCTCATTCGTAAACATCGCGAAGGGGAAAAAATTACCCGTTACGAAGAAAAAAGCTTAGAAGAAAGCAAAGTTCAAGAATTAATAGAATGTCAGAATTATCCTGAAAAAATCGAGGAATGGATTAAAAATCACCTTTCTCTTGATTTACCTATTAAGCTTGATCAGGCTATTCGTGCAAGACGTAAACGCTTTTTTAATGCAGAAAAACAATCAACGAAGAAAAAATCTATTGATTTAGAATATGGCGTTTGGCTTCGTTTGTCTAAATATTCAAGAAAAATGAAAATGACGCTTTCTGAAACCATCACTTATATGATTGATGAACGTGAAAGCAAAGCATTATATGAAAGCCAAATGACAGCGATGAAAGCTGGGTTGAAAAACTTACTCAATAAATAA